Sequence from the Methanosarcina siciliae T4/M genome:
GGTGCAGCCGAGCCGTTCTACAGGTCTGCAACCTGGGAAGTGCTATTACCCATATATGAAGAGCTACTTGATATTGCGGAAAAGGAGCTCGGCCCGGAAGCCCTGGGGACTGCGGCTGCATTAAACGGACTTGGAGGGATTTACCGATACATGGGAAATCTTGAAGAAGCCATGAAGCTGTATTTAAAAGCCCTCAGCATCCGGGAAAAAACTTTAGGGCAGGACAGGCCTGAGACCGGAGACACGCTCAGTGAACTTGGAATCCTCTACTATGTGATGGATAGGCCCGAAGAAGCCCTTCTGTATTATAACCGGGCTCTTGAAATTCAGGAAAAGTTTCTGAGTCCTGAGGACCTGGGAACTGTCAGGACACTTAATAGAATGGCTTTTTACTATCAGGGAATGGAAAAGCCCGAAAAGGCCGAAGAGTATTTTATCCGCGCCCTCGGGTTGCTCGAAAAACTCAAAGAAAAGGAGCCTGAGAATAGAAGAGTCCTGGCTTATACTGCCGGCACCCTGAACAATCTGGGGGTACTTCTCTCGGAAATGGGCAAACTTGAGGACGCCGAGGAAAGATACGGGCAGGCCCTGAAACTCCAGGAAAAGATCTACGGGAATGAACACCCCCAGATAGCCCAGACCCTGAACAACCTTGCTCTGCTATATTTCCAGACAACACGATATGAAAAAGCCATGATCCTCTATACGCGCTCACTTGAGATCATGGAAAAACTGGGGAAAACCGAACATTCAGGCTTTGCCACGACCCTGAACAACCTTGCAGGTGTCTATGTCCAGAAAAACCGACATGAAAAAGCCCTTGAACTTTACACTCGTGCCCTAGAAATCCGCGAGCGAATCCTTGGCCCGGACAATCCCGAAGTTGCCAAGACCTTAAACAACCTTGGGGAACTGCACAGAATCCTCGGCCAGCACAAAAAAGCTCTCCCCCTCTACTCCCGCGCTCTCAAGATCTATGAAAACACACTGGGCCCCACACACCCCGATGTCGGCACAACTCTGAACAACCTCGCAGGTCTTCATGAAAGCATGGGTGAATACGAAACCGCGATCGACCTCTACGAAAAAGCCCTGGACATAATTGAAAAAGAATATGGGCCCGACCACCCATATTTCAAGATCACGCGAAATAATTTACTTGGACTGTACGAGAAAATGGAGAGGAGCTGGCGGGAATAAAAAAGATTCGATGCTTAGAGATATCCGATGCTTACATGTAGGTTGGCCTTAATCGGCAATACAGAACAGG
This genomic interval carries:
- a CDS encoding tetratricopeptide repeat protein, which codes for MKKGEKKKELKKESKEENHRVLFEGYNQRLKDLDPELLTPEDEISLKEAFRHAKEVLKTEVLISWFIGAAEPFYRSATWEVLLPIYEELLDIAEKELGPEALGTAAALNGLGGIYRYMGNLEEAMKLYLKALSIREKTLGQDRPETGDTLSELGILYYVMDRPEEALLYYNRALEIQEKFLSPEDLGTVRTLNRMAFYYQGMEKPEKAEEYFIRALGLLEKLKEKEPENRRVLAYTAGTLNNLGVLLSEMGKLEDAEERYGQALKLQEKIYGNEHPQIAQTLNNLALLYFQTTRYEKAMILYTRSLEIMEKLGKTEHSGFATTLNNLAGVYVQKNRHEKALELYTRALEIRERILGPDNPEVAKTLNNLGELHRILGQHKKALPLYSRALKIYENTLGPTHPDVGTTLNNLAGLHESMGEYETAIDLYEKALDIIEKEYGPDHPYFKITRNNLLGLYEKMERSWRE